ATGTGTGCTGTCGTGCACGAgatctcgaattttttattgccttttattcggcaaaaataataataaaaagtgtCCTATGTGCGCCcgttaaaaaaaatgccataaaTACGTTTGGTACATAAAATTTACTATTTAAACTAAGTAAATTTACTAATTTGTGTAATTACTCCAATTTTTCAAGGTGTCTTATTTGGGCCAATGTGTaatatgattcttgaacttttaattttcatgaactATAGCCCAGTGTGCAATATAGtcattgaactttcaatttgttcaatgcgattCCAAAATTTTGGAACAAGCTTAATTTAGTTTTTGAACTATAAGAAGATGTCCAATGTAGGGACTATAAAAAGATGTTCGATGTAgtctttttattaattcaagtttagggaaaatattgaacattttcttatagttcgtGGATCGAAttggattattttaaaaatttagggactatattgattaaattaaaaattcagagatcacattatatattgacCTAAAGTTTAGAAGTTTAATTGAGGGAAAATTCAGAAATGATttctgtcaaaaaaaaaaaaaaaagttggcggCATCGCCCAGTTCATCAACCCCTGCAAAAAAGGAAACGTCTAACTTACCGAGCAAGGAGAATCGCGGAATGAACAGCAGTTCGGAGCTGGAAAACCAGCTGCGAATATCTGCTGACGTGGACCAATGATGAGGCGAGTAGCTCTCACTCCCCGTCATCCCAGAGTACCCCAAGGTCCCCAACACCGACCCTCTGCCAACTCTCTCTCGCTCTAGCGTCTCATCATCTAATTAAATACCGGCTCCATTGATTTGCGAACCGATCCAACTTAACTCGTTTTCCCTCCCTGCGAAACGATAAtagcaaaaaaagagagactcGCGTCAATCCTCACCCTCCATTATCGGCAAGACCAACACTTCCATTTCTGCAATTCCTTAGATtctagagagagacagagaggggagATTTTGCAGAGGAGCGGGAATGGCGAGAGCAGATCTGGACGGGAGGTCGATCAAGCCGCTGACCATATGCATGATCGGCGCGGGGGGCTTCATCGGTTCGCATTTGTGCGAGAAGCTGATGGCCGAGACGCCGCACAAGGTGCTCGCGCTCGACGTCTACAGCGACAAGATCAGGCACCTCCTCGAGCCCGAATCCCTCGCCTGGGCTGGCCGCATCCAGTTCCACCGCATCAACATCAAGCACGACTCTCGCCTCGAAGGCCTCATCAAAATGGCAGATctggtgctctctctctctctctctctctctcgcgtaaTTCTGCTGGTTATGGTTCTTCATTGACGCACACGCGTTAAGTTATGCTCGCGAACTGCGATTTGTATGGCGCGAGCTTTATCCCGCTCCGTTCTTTTTGTCTTCTAAGTAGTGGTACTCTCTGTCTGAGTTCTCCGGAAATGTGTAGTTCATCATCAGTTTTATAATGCCCGATTGTGAACTAGCCATGTTCTGGATACCTTGGTTGATGGATTGAGTCTTGTGATTCTGCTCTTACAAGTGGTTTGTTACCTTCAATGCGGTTAACGCTGATTTTCGTTGCAGACAATCAACCTCGCTGCGATCTGTACTCCCGCCGATTACAACACTCGGCCTCTTGACACGATCTACAGTAACTTCATCGATGCGCTTCCCGTGGTATGGCATTTCGGTTTCATAGGATGTGCGCTTTCAAGAATGGTTTCAGAAGTCTAAGTTTGGTGTTGCACTGAAGACTTCGTTTGGGAATTCATTGAAGTTGATGTCTGATTCTGCTGTCAATTTCAGGTCAAGTACTGTTCGGAGAACAACAAGCGACTCATTCACTTTTCGACCTGTGAAGTGTATGGGAAAACGATTGGTAGCTTCCTTCCTAAAGATAGTCCACTTCGTCAGGTGTGACTTCCCTTTCTCAATGTGTTTTTGTGCTAATGCCCTGCTATTTAGTACTATgttcctcttcccttttctaGTTATGCACTAGCATCTGTATGGTCTTAACTCTTCCAGAGGCCGGATTACTTTTAGCTCTCTTTGACTGATTACGGATCTGTTGATTGGTCCTATTCTACAATATCAGCACTTGCTGGTGGGATAAGTCTCATTGAAGTTGCTGCTATTGTACTGTTAAATCTGAAAGTCTCCATCATTTGTACTCTTTGTTAGATTAATTTGTGCGTCCAACAAATCCAAAGTATATGTTGCATGTTTAGTTTTCTCCTATGCATAATTTACCACACTAGTATATACTTGCTGCATGTAATTCTCTGAGTGGGTGTTTTATGGGTACTCAGCTAGCAATATACGTATGTCATTTGTTAGGTGATTGGAATCTAGGTGGTCTATCTGGATGCTCCTAAATTGAGAGATTTTAACAGGTCCAGTCAGTTATTGTGAACAGGGCACGTAACTAACTAGATGTTTTCTGGCTAATTAAAAAAACTGTTTGCATCACGGTGTGTCATATTTCGCATGCTTGAGTGATAAACAAAATCTAAATTCGTATACATTAGCTGCTTTACAGGACCCTGCATATTATGTTCTCAAGGAAGATGCCTCCCCCTGCATTTTTGGCCCAATTGAAAAGCAGAGGTGGTCCTATGCATGTGCAAAACAATTGATTGAGAGGTTGATTTATGGTGAGCAATTTCTTCATtgaattgcaaatttttttaccttttcctttGATATGTCTTACTTTCATCTCTATGTGCAGCCGAAGGAGCAGAAAATGGTCTCGAGTTCACTATTGTGAGGCCTTTTAACTGGATAGGACCCAGGATGGATTttatacctggcattgatggtCCCAGTGAGGGTGTACCCAGGGTTTTGGCATGCTTTAGTAATGTAACTCCTTTCTCTATTATGGGAATCtgtttcattttgaattttgctaCATATATCTTATGGCAGCTTTAGTAATATGTATTTTTGTTCTCCCTTTCTGCAGGCTTTATTACGTCGTGAGCAACTCAAACTTGTTGATGGTGGCCAGTCACAGAGAACTTTCATCTACATTAAGGATGCTATTGAAGCTGTTCTTCTTATGATTGTGGGTTAACCTTTCCCCCTTTttgtttgagtttttcttttgccattcaGATTTAACAGCTGACAGTGCAGTAACTTCTCAGGAAAACCCGGAGAGGGCCAATGGGCACATTTTTAATGTGGGTAACCCCAACAACGAAGTAACGGTTAGGCAGCTTGCTGAAATGATGACTCAGGTGAAGATGTTGCACTTTGCTGCTTCATTGCAACTTAATCACACATATAAAGCTTCCATGTCCTATAACGTAACTGTTACTTATGCTTTATACAGATCTACTCAAAGGTCAGTGGGGAGGCAGCTTTGGATGTACCTACCATCGACGTAAGTTCCAAGGAGTTTTACGGCGAGGGTTATGACGATAGTGACAAGAGAATCCCGGACATGACCATCATTAATAGGCAATTGGGTATGCTGTCTCTTTACAGGTCCGGCTTAACCagtctttaaactttttaagtagCTCTGAATAGATTATCATGCTCGTGCAGGTTGGGATCCCAAAACATCCCTCTGGGACTTGCTTGAAGCCACGCTTACTTATCAACACCGGACATATGCTGAGGCCATCAAAAAGGCCATGTCAAGGCCAGTTGCATCCAGCTAATGTAGTCGAAAAACTGGCCACGTAAGTGTTCTTGTGTTGGACGCCGGCTGTTGCAGGCATTTCAATTCTTTGTAAGGTTTCTTAGTATGTCCAAATGGGTCGATTTTTGTATACGTCGGTTTTACTCTCCCCCATGTCGGTAGTCAAGTGCTTGGGGAATGTTGTCTCCGCAAAATCTAGAAGACAGTTGAGGGATCTGTATCTTAGCGATGTAATTTATAAGTGAATCTTAAGCTACAGTTGGGGTGCAGTGCAGATCATGCAACGAAAGCAATCTGCGGTACTCCCGGGGGGTTTGATTGCCGTTCccctattctattttattttttgccccaAGGGCATTCTATATAAACTTTGTTTAGGCTCTATTCTCGTTCTTTCTCCTCCATTGATTGATTATTCTATTGCAATCACATTAAGCGCGTGGAGCATATGTTTGGCTATTCCAACAGTGCAGCAGCTAACCGCTTGGGAAAGCAGAAACCGCTGATTGAGGATAGATTCACTCGGTTGGAGGTAGGGTTTTGCTGAACTGGCGTCTGTAATCTGCATATATGCAAgtctctcgttttttttttttttttaaattgggcATGCACTAGTCCCATCTCCAGCCATTGAGAGAACATACCGTATGCAGTACTGAATCAAATTCCGTGGTTTTGTTTCATCGGCATCATCAGCATCTTTCGAATTTTTCAGTGTATCTTGATGCTTCTCCGATTTAATGTGCCGGGTTACTGACAACACCTCCCGTCTGCCAATTTCACACGAACTCGTTGGATGGGCCTCATGGTTTTGTACTCCATTGTTGAGGCGGCAATTCATGCCCTTTAACTCCCTCAATTTGGGACTGTTAGTTTCGCCTTCTTCATCATCCACGGAATGGTGGTGGGCAAGGCAAAGAAGATGAAGCAGCATTTGCTCCACTTTGCTGTGTTCCATCACCAGCCGGGGAGACTAAACAATCTGATGATTAATTGTACCTTAATCTATGATCATACTGAATTTTATATAGTTAAAGTCGAAGTTTTGAGAGAATTTTTACTTATATTATACATGTTGGTCACACGACACTTCACTTTACTTCTATATATGCCACGCGATAAGCATATgacaaaagtttcaaatttcaTGTAAAAAGTTTGGGGGGTGCCTAGAAAGATTTTCACTCTTTACTTCATTCAAATTTGTGACGGAGAcacttttaactttttgttgACACTTGAGAAACTTTCACGATatataaaattttcacaagCGAATTTATGTACGAATTTTCATAATTTGGACAAGGCGGGACCTTTTGCTGCCAAAGCGTAAACAAGCATGCCATTGATGATTATCCACCCGTCATCCCGCGCTTCGATTACTAAGTACAAATATTAACGAATCTATAAAGATCATTCAAAGCCGAATGAACGGATCGCGAACAATGGATATATCGAAAGTAACTTGAATGTATCATCTGCATACTGTGAACATGAACGTCGCTTTGGCCGAGTGGTTAAGGCGTGTGCCTGCTAAGTACATGGGGTTTCCCCGCGAGAGTTCGAATCTCTCAGGCGACGtgtcgttttttattttcccttcctattctctccttttttttttgggggatttCTCTCAGCATCCAAAAGTAGAATCTCTCCACGTTCGTCTCCTCCCTCTTTTTCCATTGCCATTCGGCACTGTCAAAGGGGATCATTCTCTCTGATTCTGATTCGCATCGTCCACCCTCAGCACTTCCAAtttcgactctctctctctctctctctctctctctctctcgcgttgCCGAGACCATGTCCGCGAGTTCACTCAGTTTGCGGCTACCTCATTTCGCGACTTCAACGAGCAAGAGCAACAGCGCGACGCTTGAATTGAGGATCGCCTGCTCCATCAAGAACCCTGGCTACGGAACTCCGTCCGCCGCATTGTCGTTACGCCAATCTTCGGTGGGAGACAGACCGGCTTTCCCGATCGCCAGATGCGCAAACTCGGAATACGCCTCGACGAGGACTACTCAGGTGAGCCCTGGCGTTTTAGAGAGT
The genomic region above belongs to Rhodamnia argentea isolate NSW1041297 chromosome 6, ASM2092103v1, whole genome shotgun sequence and contains:
- the LOC115734446 gene encoding UDP-D-apiose/UDP-D-xylose synthase 2; translated protein: MARADLDGRSIKPLTICMIGAGGFIGSHLCEKLMAETPHKVLALDVYSDKIRHLLEPESLAWAGRIQFHRINIKHDSRLEGLIKMADLTINLAAICTPADYNTRPLDTIYSNFIDALPVVKYCSENNKRLIHFSTCEVYGKTIGSFLPKDSPLRQDPAYYVLKEDASPCIFGPIEKQRWSYACAKQLIERLIYAEGAENGLEFTIVRPFNWIGPRMDFIPGIDGPSEGVPRVLACFSNALLRREQLKLVDGGQSQRTFIYIKDAIEAVLLMIENPERANGHIFNVGNPNNEVTVRQLAEMMTQIYSKVSGEAALDVPTIDVSSKEFYGEGYDDSDKRIPDMTIINRQLGWDPKTSLWDLLEATLTYQHRTYAEAIKKAMSRPVASS